From the Actinomycetes bacterium genome, one window contains:
- a CDS encoding glyoxalase superfamily protein, with amino-acid sequence MPKFQQVVPILCVRDVRASIAYYTERLAFAKSWCWGDPATFGGVSRDGVEIFFCRDCQGSPGTWVSVWLDDVDAFHEELVDRGADIRQPPTNFEWGVREMNVGDPDGHRLRFSMSTDQPGDGIPFPE; translated from the coding sequence ATGCCGAAGTTCCAGCAGGTCGTGCCGATCCTGTGCGTCCGCGACGTCAGAGCGAGCATTGCTTACTACACGGAGAGGCTTGCTTTCGCGAAGTCGTGGTGCTGGGGTGACCCCGCGACGTTCGGAGGCGTGAGTCGCGACGGGGTCGAGATCTTCTTCTGCAGGGACTGCCAGGGGAGCCCGGGGACGTGGGTGAGCGTCTGGCTGGACGACGTGGACGCGTTCCACGAAGAGCTCGTGGACCGCGGGGCCGACATCCGCCAGCCGCCGACGAACTTCGAGTGGGGCGTGCGGGAGATGAACGTCGGCGACCCTGACGGGCACCGGCTGCGCTTCAGCATGTCGACCGATCAGCCAGGCGACGGGATCCCGTTCCCCGAGTAG
- a CDS encoding cupin domain-containing protein produces the protein MTDTESTRSGQEAPVDIVVLARRNEAFRRVIITGEHSQVVVMTIPPGEEIGEEVHEDNDQVLVFIEGEGQAVLDGSTSPVAPNQLVFVRAGTRHNFVNTGSVPLRLVTIYAPPEHPPGTVHQTKEQADAAEHH, from the coding sequence GTGACCGACACGGAGAGCACGCGGTCCGGTCAGGAAGCGCCGGTGGACATTGTCGTGCTCGCACGGCGCAACGAGGCGTTCCGCCGGGTGATCATCACGGGTGAGCACAGCCAGGTCGTGGTCATGACCATCCCTCCCGGCGAGGAGATCGGCGAGGAGGTGCACGAGGACAACGACCAGGTCCTGGTCTTCATCGAAGGGGAGGGCCAGGCGGTGCTGGACGGCAGCACGAGCCCTGTCGCGCCCAACCAGCTGGTCTTCGTCCGGGCTGGCACCAGGCACAACTTCGTCAACACCGGGAGCGTGCCGCTGCGGCTGGTGACCATCTACGCCCCACCCGAGCATCCGCCCGGCACCGTGCACCAGACCAAAGAGCAGGCAGACGCCGCCGAGCATCACTGA
- a CDS encoding fructose-bisphosphatase class II, with protein MPARPGTLSPDPDRNLALELVRATEAAAMAAARHLGRGDKELVDQAAVDAMRPVLGSIAMNGVVVI; from the coding sequence TTGCCTGCTCGTCCCGGCACCTTGTCACCCGACCCCGACCGTAACCTCGCCTTGGAGTTGGTGCGGGCGACCGAGGCGGCCGCCATGGCGGCCGCGCGGCACCTGGGCCGCGGGGACAAGGAGCTGGTCGACCAGGCCGCCGTCGACGCGATGCGCCCGGTCCTGGGCTCGATCGCGATGAACGGCGTGGTGGTGATCG